The DNA sequence GAATTTGATGTTCTAAAACCTTCTATCGACAGAATTGTAGAAGTTCAGAAAAAAACAGTTTCAGTTATTTTTAACGAAGCTAAAAAATTAATTGCTGCCGGAAATACAAAAGAAGGAGGATTCAAATTACTTCAGGCTTACAGAGGTCTTCCAAAAAACAGACAATTAATCAAATTTTTATCGGAAAGCGGAAACAGAGCATTGCTTCAAAAAGTTGAAGGTCAGTACATGCAGGATAACAACCGTGATATGCCGATTGTAGATAAAGATCTATACTTTGTAATCGAAGAAAAAAACAATCAGGTTGACTTGACGGATAAAGGAGTAGAATACATGTCTCAAGGAAACTCTGATGCAAACTTCTTCGTTCTTCCGGACATCGGAACTGAAATTGCAGAATTGGAAGCTAAAAATTTATCTAAAGAAGAAGAATTTGAAGCTAAAGAAAGATTATTCTCCGATTTCGCTGAAAAATCTGAGCGAGTACACACGATGAGCCAGCTATTGAAAGCATATACATTATTTGAAAAAGATGATGAGTATGTAGTAATTGACGGAGAGGTAAAAATCGTTGATGAGCAGACTGGGCGTATCATGGAAGGACGTCGTTATTCAGATGGTCTTCACCAGGCTATTGAAGCTAAAGAGAATGTAAAAATTGAGGCAGCTACTCAAACTTTTGCAACGGTAACGCTTCAGAACTACTTCCGTATGTACAATAAACTTGCGGGGATGACCGGTACTGCTGAAACGGAAGCTGGCGAGCTTTGGGAAATCTACAAATTAGATGTTGTGGTAATTCCTACCAACCGCCCTATTTTAAGACATGACAGACAAGATTTAGTTTTCAAAACTAACAGAGAAAAATACAACGCCGTAATCGAGGAAATTGAAAAACTAACCGCAGCAAAAAGACCTGTTCTTGTAGGTACAACTTCTGTTGAAATTTCTCAATTACTTTCAAAGGCGCTTCAATTAAGAAAAATCCAGCACCAGGTATTGAATGCTAAACTTCACAAGAAGGAAGCAGAAATCGTTGCCGGAGCAGGACAGCCTGGAGTGGTAACTATTGCAACCAACATGGCAGGTCGTGGTACGGATATTAAACTTTCTAAAGATGTAAAAGAAGCTGGAGGTTTAGCAATTATCGGTACAGAAAGACATGATTCAAGACGTGTTGACAGACAGCTGAGAGGTAGAGCCGGACGTCAGGGAGACCCTGGTAGTTCACAGTTCTACGTATCTCTTGAAGATAACCTTATGCGTCTATTCGGTTCTGAAAGAATCGCTAAAATGATGGACAGAATGGGTCATAAAGAAGGCGAGGTTATTCAGCACTCTATGATCAGCAAGTCTATTGAAAGAGCTCAGAAAAAAGTAGAAGAAAACAACTTCGGAATCAGAAAGAGACTTCTTGAGTATGATGACGTAATGAATAAGCAGCGTGATGTAATTTATAAAAGAAGAAAGAACGCTTTATTCGGAGATCACCTGAAGTATGATATCACCAATATGATCTTCGATGTTTCTAATTCTATTGCTGCAAGAGGTAAAGCGAACGGAAACTTTAAAGATTTCGAATTTGAAATCATTAAGCATTTCACAATGGGATCTCCTGTTTCTGAAAGTGACTTCGGTAATAAATCTGTTCAGGATCTTACCAATATCCTTTTCAAAGCAGCTCAGGAAGACTATCAAATGAAATTGAACCTATTGAAAGAGAAATCATTCCCTATCATTGAGAATGTTTATCAAAATCAAGGATCAATGTTCAAAATGATTCAGGTTCCTTTTTCTGATGGACATAAAACTTTGACTATCGTTACTGATCTTAAAGAAGCTTATGAAAGTCAGTGTGACACATTGATCAATGATTTTGAAAAGAATATTACTTTATCAATCATCGATGAGAACTGGAAACTTCACTTACGTGAAATGGATGACTTGAGAAGATCTTCACAGGGAGCTGTTTATGAACAAAAAGATCCGCTTGTTATTTACAAACAAGAATCTTTCCACCTATTCAGCGAAATGGTAGATAAAATGAATAAAGAAATTATTTCATTCTTATATAAAGGAGAGATTCCAGCGTAGGAAAGAATTAACACTATAAAAAAAGCCGTATCAAGAATACTTGATGCGGCTTTTTTATTAACACCTAAACGCAGAATCTGGCATCGTTTTTAAAAATAAAAATTCATTTATATTCAGTTTTTTCATATCTCTATCTGTACGTCACACAATTAATATAGTTAATAGAAATAAGAAATTTTTACTAAAAAAATAAGTTAATACTTCATAAAAAGCCCCATTTAATAGACTTAATGGGGCTTTTTGTTATTCATTAAATACCTTTTACATGATAAATATCAATTTTATGATTTATTTAGAATAATTAAAAACAATATATTTGCAAAAAAATTGCTTTCATGAAAAATGTACTGATTGGTGTTTCAATGTTGGGTTCCATATTCGCTTTTGCACAAGAAAAGGATTCAACAAAGGTGGAAAAGATTGATGAAGTTATTATGAATACCTACATCAAAAAAGACAGTGATTACTCAAATAAAATGTCTTTAAAAGCTATTGAAAACCCTCAGGTATATTCAAGTATTGACAAAGCAATTTTAGAAAACCAGGTTATTTATACTGTTGATGCAGCATTTCGAAATATTCCAGGATTACAAACCATGTGGACAGCTAATGGAAGAGCCGGTGACGGAGGCGCTTACGTAAATCTTAGAGGATTCGTGGCTTCAAACTCTTTAAGAAACGGTGTTTTAGGATCAATTACGGGAACGATAGACGCTGTTAACCTTGAAAAAGTAGAAGTACTTAAAGGTCCATCAGGAACGTTATTCGGAAGTTTATTAACAAGCTATGGTGGTGTAATTAACAGGGTTACAAAAAAACCATTCGATACATTTGGCGGAAATGTGAGCCTATCCGGAGGAAATTACGACACTTACAGAGCATCAGTTGATATCAACACTCCCCTTACAAAAGATAAAAAATTATTGTTCAGATTAAATTCTGCATACACTAATGAAGGAACTTTCCAGACTGAAGGATATAGAAGAAATTTTGCTGTAGCTCCAAGTCTTACTTATAACCCCACAGACCGATTGAATATCAATTTTGAAATGGAGTTATTCAATATGAAAAGTATGAGTGATCAAACTTTTTTCTTTTATGGTGGTGATTATTTAAAAAAGGTTAATAACGTTAAAGATCTTAATCTGGATTATAAAAATTCTTATCTCGGAAAAGATCTTAACAACACAGGAAGAAGTATCAACTTTTTCGGACAGGTGAACTATAAAATATCCAACACAATCAAATCATCAACAAATATCAGTACATCTTCCAGTTACTCTGATGGATTTATGCCTTACCTGTATTTTAGTGGTGATGATCCTACGAAAATGTACAGAAGTGATCAATCTACGAGGGATAGTAGAAAGAAAGCAATTAATTTCCAACAAAACTTTAATGGTGATTTCCGCATTGGAAACTTACGAAACCGTGTGGTTTTAGGGTTTGATTATTTAAGAATTAATAATGATCAAAATTTTTATGATGTAAACGGCTTTGATAAAGTGAATGGAGTTTCTGTTCCTGTTCCATTACATCAGCCAGGATTTGATTATACTAACTTTAATGGTACTGCACTACAAGCACAATATGATGCGATGGCAGGAAATGAAACTCCATATTTGATCAAAAGCATACAAAACAATTATGCTGTATATCTTTCCAACGTCTTGAACATTACAGACAATCTGAATGTTTTAATGGCCCTTAGAGTAGATCGTTTTTCAAATAAACCAGGTATTGTAAATCCTCAAACTTTAGAAACAGCTAAGAGCTCTAATCAAACTTTTTTCTCTCCGAAACTTGGAATTGTGTATGAAGTTATAAAAGATAAAGTTTCCTTCTTCGGAAATTACCAGAACAGTTTTAAAAACCTCGATTATTACACCAATACTGATGGCCAAATGACAACAGCCGTTCCAGAGCAGGCAAACCAAATGGAAGGAGGAATAAAGACCAGCTTATTCAATGGAAAAATTTCATCTACATTAAGTTACTATAATATTAAAGTAAAAGATGTTTTAAGAAATACACCAAACCCAAAATTTAATAGTGCACAGACTCAAGATGGTACTATTGTAAGCAAAGGACTTGAACTTGAGATCAATGCTTACCTTGTAAAAGGCTTTACTGCAATTGCAGGTTTCACCTACAATGATTCAACTTTCACACAAGCAGATGAGTCTGTTTTAAACAGAAGACCCAACACTTCAGGATCTCCTTATTTAGCAAATTTATATGCAAGCTACCAATTTTTAGATGGGAAACTTAAAGGTCTTGGATTTGGTGTTGGTGGAAACTATGCAAGTGAAAATAAAATCTATAACGCAACCGATGGGGTATTCTCTTTACCATCTTACGTTGTACTAAATGCTAACGCATTTTATGACGCTAAGAAATTCAGAATAGGTGTAAAAGTAGACAACTTCACCAACCAACATTACTGGATTGGCTATACTACCGCCAACCCACAAAGATTGCTTAATGCTTTGGGAAGCGTGACTTACAAGTTTTAATTAAATAATTCAACACACTTAAGGATAATATAAACAATGAGAAAGGTAATAATAGGAGCCGCTTTACTATCATCAATGATGGCATTCGCTCAGGAAAAAAAAGATACCATTAAATCAAATGATATTGAAGAGGTTGTAGTGAGCGGAAAATACTACAAAAAATATGTAGAAAAAGAAGGTTCTTCCTCGATGCGTTTAGATGAGGCACTCATTAAAATTCCTCAAAACATATCTATTATTACCAATAGAGCTTTAGAAGATCAGCAAGTGACTACATTAAGTGACGGGGTTCTTAGAAACGTTGCTGGAGCACAAAGATTGGAGCACTGGGGAGATATGTATACAAGAGTTAACATGAGAGGTTCAAGAGCAGCTGCTTTCATGAACGGAGTTAATGTTACTTCAAACTGGGGACCTCTAAGCGAAGATATGAGCTTTGTAGATCACATAGAATTCATCAAAGGACCTTCAGGATTCCTGATGTCGAATGGAGAACCAAGTGGTATTTATAATATTGTTACTAAAAAACCAACAGGACAATCCTTAAACGGATCTGCAAGGGTAACTCTTGGAAGCTTCAATATGTACAGAGGTGAAACGGATATCGATACAAAAATTACTGATAAAGTTGCTTTCAGATTGAATTTAATGGCTCAGAATAAGAACAGCTTCAGGGACTATGAATTCAATGACAGATATATTATTAACCCTTCATTAAAAGTTAAGTTGTCTGATAAAACAACTTTAACAGCAGAATATATCTACCAAAAAGCAAAAATGTCTGAAGTCGGTTCTGCTTATGTTTTCTCTTTTGAAGGCTACAGAGCAAAGCCAGTTGGATATACTGTTACCGATCCAAGCATTGACCCCACTAAAGTAGATAACAATACAGTTAATATCAATTTACAGCATAAATTCAATGAAAACTGGAAATTAACTTCTCAGCTAACTTATGTAAATGAGTACACGATGGGTAGTGATATCTGGCCAAGTAATTTCGAAAACGGCTACATGATTCGTCGTGTAAACTATTGGGAAGCGGATAACACGATGAAATTTGGACAAGTATTTTTAAACGGTTACGTTAAAACAGGATCTGTTTCTCACAAAATTTTAGCTGGCCTTGATTTAGGAAGCAAAAAGTATATGGCTGATTGGTCTCAGGGATATAATTTAGATAAGTTTAATGCTAATGGAGACGCTTCTGCTACCAATACAGTTGCTGACCATAACTATTGGTACAATACCAATACTGGTAATTATGATATCAATGGGATAAATGGGTATTCTGGACCTAATAATACAGAGAACTACAAAGCCTTCAATAAAAGCACTCCTCTTTCTACCAGAGCAGGTGCAGGAAGTACTATAGACCAAAATTATACTGGTTTATATTTACAGGATGAATTAGGGTTCTTTAATGATGCTTTAAGACTTACCCTTGCTGCACGCTATACCAATGTAAAAGAGATCAATTATGGAACAAAATCTGAAGCTAACAGAATTACTCCTCGTATTGGATTAAGCTATTCAGTAAATGAAAGCTTAGCGGCCTATGCTTTATATGATCAAACTTTTGTACCGCAGGCTGGTTTATTTAGAGATGGAACAACAGCAACACCATTAACTGGTAGCAATATCGAGGTAGGGGTAAAAAAAGACTGGTTCTCAGGAAAGTGGAACACCACATTATCATTATATAATATTAATAAAAATAATGAAATTACAGGAGACCCTGACCAGACAAATAACCCGAATGGAAGATATTCAATCCTTCTTGGAAAGACAAGAGTTCAAGGGGTAGAATTTGATCTTAAAGGAGAAATCGTAAAAGGGTTCAATGCCATCTTTAATTACGCCTTCACCGAAAATAAGTTTACGGAAACCACAGCAAAAGCAAAAAAAGGAGATAAAGTTCCTGGATATGCAAAGCATACAGCAAACGGTTGGTTAAACTATACCTTTACTGATGGTTTATTAGAGGGGTTCGGATTAAGTTTTGGTGGAACTTATTTAGCTGGCAGAAGCAGCTGGGATTGGGGAGCTACAAACTCTCTACAAATGGGAGATTATGTGAAATTTGATGCTGGTGCGTCTTGGGAGAATACCAAATTCAGAGTGGGAATTAATGTATTCAATGTATTCAACAGATACTTGTATTCAGGTTCTCCATATGGGAATTATTATTATTATCAGGCAGATGCTCCTAGAAACTTCAGAGTATCTATAGGATACAAATTCTAAATAAAAACAAAAGTTAGCCGAATATTCGGCTAACTTTTTTCTATGCATAAAAAACATCATCATAAAAAGAAGCCATCTGCTTCAAAAAAATGGTCTGCAAAGCTGCATTTGTGGTTTGGTTTATCTGTGGGTTTAATTGTATTTATTGTTTCCTTATCGGGGACTTTATATGTTTTTAAAGATGAAATTCAAAATGTCCTTCGTAAGGATGCCATTGAACTCAGGAAAGAAACTATAAAAAACCAACCTTTATCCGTTGAGCTACTGCGAGAAAAAGTGACCTTAGAACTTAATGAAAAGTATCCCATTAGCTCTGTTGAAATCCCATTGGACAAAACTAAATCTTATGGCTTCTTATACTATAAAAAAGGGAAGAAAGGCTGGAATTACTTTCAGGATGTCCTTATTAACAAACAGGTATATGTCAATCAATATACCGGTGAAATTTTAGGAGTCTACAATGAAAAGTATGACATCTTTCCGATTCTAAAATCACTTCACTGGAGTCTTCTTCTGAAATCTGAATGGGGGCCTTATGTTGTCGGAATACCTGTCGTTCTTTTTATTATCATGCTGATTACCGGAATTATTCTTTGGTGGCCACAAAATAAAAAGGCGAGGAAAGGACGTTTTTGGTTCAACTGGAAAAATGTAAAAACCTGGAAACGGAAAAATTATGACCTTCATAATGTTTTAGGCTTCTATGCTTCCTTTATCGCTTTATTAATGAGCATTACGGGAATCTATTTTACGTATCCCTATGTGAAGAATGTATTCAACTTTGCATTATCCGGTTCAATGACTCTTCCCAAAGAAAAAGAGATCAGATCCCCGGATTCTTTGGCTGCAAAAAACAATTCAGTTTTTGATCTGGCTGTACAAGAAACAAGAAGACTCTATACTTCTTCTTCAAGTTTTCGATTTCCATTAAATGGGAAAAATAAAAAAGGAAAAGATCTTAAAAATATTCCTGTGACCATTTACCAAAAAGACGGGAGATTTAGTGAAAGAAATGTTCTGATATTCGATAAATACTCAGGAAAACTATTAGCAAACAGACCTCATCAGAAATTATCAACAGCTGAAAAGTATTCCAATGCCAATTATGACATTCATACAGGATCTTACTTTGGGTTATTTGGTAAAATAATCTGGTTTATAGCCGGGCTCATCTGCACTTCATTACCTGTAACAGGATTTTTGGTATGGTGGGGAAAAAGAAAGAAACAAGGGAAAAAAATATAATGAAAAAAACTTTTTTATCAATGGCATGCCTTGGAACAGTGGCTGCTTTTGCACAAAATAAAGATACTTTACAAACAAGGAATGTTGAGGAAGTTGTATTAACAGCTTCCAGGAAAAAAGAAAGTATCAAAGAAGTTCCGAGTTCTATTACAATTGTTGGAGAAAAACAGGTTCAGTCTCAACTTACCGTCAACTCAGATATTTCAAGTATTCTTCAATATACAGTTCCTAGTTTAGGACCGAGCTCAGGGCAAACTTCCAATTCAGGACAAACGTTGAGAGGGCGCCAGGTTTTAGTACTTATCGACGGAATTCCTCAGTCTACCCCATTGAGAAATGGAGCAAGAGATATCAGATCAATTGACCCATCAGTTATTGAAAGGATCGAAGTCATTAAAGGGGCATCATCCATCTATGGCAATGGAGCAGATGGTGGTATTATCAACTACATTACCAAAAGAAGTAAATCTGATCAGAAGATTTCAGGTATTTCTCAGATTGGCATCACGGGCCAGCCGTATGGCGGAACATTAGGCTTCAGGGCAAGTCAGCTTTTATCCGGAAAAATCACAAACAAGTTCGACTATGTAGCCTCACTGGCTTATGAAAGAACAGGTTATATGAAAGACGGTGATGGCGTAAGTCTGAGTCCTACCTACAGCACCGCCAAAATGGACAACTACAATGGAATGTTGAAATTAGGTTATGATCTTAATCAAAATCAAAGAATTGAAGCTTCCTATATCGGTTATGCATCAAAATCTGATCTGGATCTAGGCTTAAAAACAGGGAAATATGGGATCACCCCTACCATAGGTGAAGGAAGAGGAAAAAATCTGGAAACAACTCCACAGGGAACTCCACGAAATCACAATTATAAATTAAGCTACGATAATAAAAATCTGTTCGATGGAACATCCCTGAATGTAAACCTTTATTATCAGGATTTCAGAACGGTATATGGATACAGTGATACTTTTCTGAATGGGGGTCAATCAAATGTTATTTCAAAGAAAAAAGGAGCCAGAATTAACCTTGACACTCAACTTTGGAATGCTCAAAATTCTCAGGCGGAAATCATTTATGGAGTTGATATCCTTAATGACCAAACTGTCCAGAAACTGGAAGACGGCCGTTACTGGACACCGGACATGAATATGACCAATATTGCTCCTTTTGCTTTAGTTAAAATTGATCTTTTAAAAAAGCTAACCATCAAAGGAGGAGTTCGGTATGAAAATATAAAAGTAAAAGCCGGAGATTTCAATACGTTATCATCCATCAAAAGTGACGGAACTTTCACACAAAGTATTTTTGTACAAGGAGGAGATCTGAAATACAATGCCTTTGTGGGAAATATTGGAGTTCGTTATAATATTGAAGATTATCTTAATCTATTCGGAAGCTTTTCACAGGCATATTCCATCAATGAACTTGGCCGAATCTTAAGAACTTCTACTCAGGGAACCATACAGAATCTTGAAACAAAACCGATTATCGTCAATAACTACGAATTCGGGGCAACGGGACAGATTTCAAAATGGATCAATTATGAAATTACATCATATGTAAGTACATCAAAACTAGGGGCATCATT is a window from the Chryseobacterium sp. T16E-39 genome containing:
- the secA gene encoding preprotein translocase subunit SecA; protein product: MSFLNKVLKGFLGDKKAQDLKEVKKVVTKIKSVESGIQQLSDDGLREKTAEFKEKIKSATSNITTQIEQIKEQIKNSTNVDEKEALFTKIESLKKESYEIEEKVLAQVLPEAFALIKETARRWAENGEIRVTATPMDRELAAAKDFVEIQGDTAVWKNSWDAAGTPVVWDMVHYDVQFIGGVILHSGKIAEMATGEGKTLVGTLPIYLNALPERGVHVVTVNDYLAKRDSAWMGPLYQFHGMTIDCIDNHQPNSDGRRKAYNSDITYGTNNEFGFDYLRDNMVTSPSELVQRELNFAIVDEVDSVLVDDARTPLIISGPVPQGDRQEFDVLKPSIDRIVEVQKKTVSVIFNEAKKLIAAGNTKEGGFKLLQAYRGLPKNRQLIKFLSESGNRALLQKVEGQYMQDNNRDMPIVDKDLYFVIEEKNNQVDLTDKGVEYMSQGNSDANFFVLPDIGTEIAELEAKNLSKEEEFEAKERLFSDFAEKSERVHTMSQLLKAYTLFEKDDEYVVIDGEVKIVDEQTGRIMEGRRYSDGLHQAIEAKENVKIEAATQTFATVTLQNYFRMYNKLAGMTGTAETEAGELWEIYKLDVVVIPTNRPILRHDRQDLVFKTNREKYNAVIEEIEKLTAAKRPVLVGTTSVEISQLLSKALQLRKIQHQVLNAKLHKKEAEIVAGAGQPGVVTIATNMAGRGTDIKLSKDVKEAGGLAIIGTERHDSRRVDRQLRGRAGRQGDPGSSQFYVSLEDNLMRLFGSERIAKMMDRMGHKEGEVIQHSMISKSIERAQKKVEENNFGIRKRLLEYDDVMNKQRDVIYKRRKNALFGDHLKYDITNMIFDVSNSIAARGKANGNFKDFEFEIIKHFTMGSPVSESDFGNKSVQDLTNILFKAAQEDYQMKLNLLKEKSFPIIENVYQNQGSMFKMIQVPFSDGHKTLTIVTDLKEAYESQCDTLINDFEKNITLSIIDENWKLHLREMDDLRRSSQGAVYEQKDPLVIYKQESFHLFSEMVDKMNKEIISFLYKGEIPA
- a CDS encoding TonB-dependent siderophore receptor, with translation MKNVLIGVSMLGSIFAFAQEKDSTKVEKIDEVIMNTYIKKDSDYSNKMSLKAIENPQVYSSIDKAILENQVIYTVDAAFRNIPGLQTMWTANGRAGDGGAYVNLRGFVASNSLRNGVLGSITGTIDAVNLEKVEVLKGPSGTLFGSLLTSYGGVINRVTKKPFDTFGGNVSLSGGNYDTYRASVDINTPLTKDKKLLFRLNSAYTNEGTFQTEGYRRNFAVAPSLTYNPTDRLNINFEMELFNMKSMSDQTFFFYGGDYLKKVNNVKDLNLDYKNSYLGKDLNNTGRSINFFGQVNYKISNTIKSSTNISTSSSYSDGFMPYLYFSGDDPTKMYRSDQSTRDSRKKAINFQQNFNGDFRIGNLRNRVVLGFDYLRINNDQNFYDVNGFDKVNGVSVPVPLHQPGFDYTNFNGTALQAQYDAMAGNETPYLIKSIQNNYAVYLSNVLNITDNLNVLMALRVDRFSNKPGIVNPQTLETAKSSNQTFFSPKLGIVYEVIKDKVSFFGNYQNSFKNLDYYTNTDGQMTTAVPEQANQMEGGIKTSLFNGKISSTLSYYNIKVKDVLRNTPNPKFNSAQTQDGTIVSKGLELEINAYLVKGFTAIAGFTYNDSTFTQADESVLNRRPNTSGSPYLANLYASYQFLDGKLKGLGFGVGGNYASENKIYNATDGVFSLPSYVVLNANAFYDAKKFRIGVKVDNFTNQHYWIGYTTANPQRLLNALGSVTYKF
- a CDS encoding TonB-dependent siderophore receptor; amino-acid sequence: MRKVIIGAALLSSMMAFAQEKKDTIKSNDIEEVVVSGKYYKKYVEKEGSSSMRLDEALIKIPQNISIITNRALEDQQVTTLSDGVLRNVAGAQRLEHWGDMYTRVNMRGSRAAAFMNGVNVTSNWGPLSEDMSFVDHIEFIKGPSGFLMSNGEPSGIYNIVTKKPTGQSLNGSARVTLGSFNMYRGETDIDTKITDKVAFRLNLMAQNKNSFRDYEFNDRYIINPSLKVKLSDKTTLTAEYIYQKAKMSEVGSAYVFSFEGYRAKPVGYTVTDPSIDPTKVDNNTVNINLQHKFNENWKLTSQLTYVNEYTMGSDIWPSNFENGYMIRRVNYWEADNTMKFGQVFLNGYVKTGSVSHKILAGLDLGSKKYMADWSQGYNLDKFNANGDASATNTVADHNYWYNTNTGNYDINGINGYSGPNNTENYKAFNKSTPLSTRAGAGSTIDQNYTGLYLQDELGFFNDALRLTLAARYTNVKEINYGTKSEANRITPRIGLSYSVNESLAAYALYDQTFVPQAGLFRDGTTATPLTGSNIEVGVKKDWFSGKWNTTLSLYNINKNNEITGDPDQTNNPNGRYSILLGKTRVQGVEFDLKGEIVKGFNAIFNYAFTENKFTETTAKAKKGDKVPGYAKHTANGWLNYTFTDGLLEGFGLSFGGTYLAGRSSWDWGATNSLQMGDYVKFDAGASWENTKFRVGINVFNVFNRYLYSGSPYGNYYYYQADAPRNFRVSIGYKF
- a CDS encoding PepSY-associated TM helix domain-containing protein; translation: MHKKHHHKKKPSASKKWSAKLHLWFGLSVGLIVFIVSLSGTLYVFKDEIQNVLRKDAIELRKETIKNQPLSVELLREKVTLELNEKYPISSVEIPLDKTKSYGFLYYKKGKKGWNYFQDVLINKQVYVNQYTGEILGVYNEKYDIFPILKSLHWSLLLKSEWGPYVVGIPVVLFIIMLITGIILWWPQNKKARKGRFWFNWKNVKTWKRKNYDLHNVLGFYASFIALLMSITGIYFTYPYVKNVFNFALSGSMTLPKEKEIRSPDSLAAKNNSVFDLAVQETRRLYTSSSSFRFPLNGKNKKGKDLKNIPVTIYQKDGRFSERNVLIFDKYSGKLLANRPHQKLSTAEKYSNANYDIHTGSYFGLFGKIIWFIAGLICTSLPVTGFLVWWGKRKKQGKKI
- a CDS encoding TonB-dependent receptor → MKKTFLSMACLGTVAAFAQNKDTLQTRNVEEVVLTASRKKESIKEVPSSITIVGEKQVQSQLTVNSDISSILQYTVPSLGPSSGQTSNSGQTLRGRQVLVLIDGIPQSTPLRNGARDIRSIDPSVIERIEVIKGASSIYGNGADGGIINYITKRSKSDQKISGISQIGITGQPYGGTLGFRASQLLSGKITNKFDYVASLAYERTGYMKDGDGVSLSPTYSTAKMDNYNGMLKLGYDLNQNQRIEASYIGYASKSDLDLGLKTGKYGITPTIGEGRGKNLETTPQGTPRNHNYKLSYDNKNLFDGTSLNVNLYYQDFRTVYGYSDTFLNGGQSNVISKKKGARINLDTQLWNAQNSQAEIIYGVDILNDQTVQKLEDGRYWTPDMNMTNIAPFALVKIDLLKKLTIKGGVRYENIKVKAGDFNTLSSIKSDGTFTQSIFVQGGDLKYNAFVGNIGVRYNIEDYLNLFGSFSQAYSINELGRILRTSTQGTIQNLETKPIIVNNYEFGATGQISKWINYEITSYVSTSKLGASFVQSPDRALTIQRSPEVVYGVEGFLHFTPVKWINFGGSYSWMEGITSIKNDGDYSAKINNSRISAPKVLAYVQIRPIKTLSVAFDMLHSFKQDRFEPNAKTGQYAYGEGKVAEYTVFNFRSSYEVSDNWKISLGIENLFNKLYQPSIAWWSARDSEFINSLGMRGTFMIEYKF